The Cynocephalus volans isolate mCynVol1 chromosome 5, mCynVol1.pri, whole genome shotgun sequence genomic sequence CAACACACCCCATGAGCACCACCCTCCcaggcagtattttttttttatgagttcCTTACTAATATTTCAGCAAATACGAAGCAAAAAGAAGACTCCACCCCGCCAAGGGCAGTGCCCAGAACTCACCTGTTCTTGATGGGGCCTCGAAAGGAGGGGTCATATTTGACTGGTTTCCCTGAGGGGCATGGGGAGGAGTGTGGAGAATGAGGCATGGGGGAGTCACACTCCCCATATCTTGCCCCTCCTGAATCACCCCATACCCTCAGGTGTTGGAGGGGAGATAGacaggggcaggcctggcaggaggGGGACACTAGGGAGCAGGGAAAGCAGGAGGGGGCCTGGTCAGCAGCTCACTGTGAACTCTGCTGGGTGGCTGTGGGGGATGGGAAGGAAGCCTAGGAAATGACCTtgattcctgcccccaccctggcccatttctccttccagctGGGATGTGGGACTTTGTGTCTCAGTGGCTCTCAAACCTTTATCCTTATCCCTCTGCATCCCCTACACCCTGCCCAAGACCCACACCGATCTGGAGCTCCGCAGCAAGGTCACAGTTCCTCCCTGTATCTGCGCAGGCCTTGCCTCCACCCTCTGGCCTGAGGCCATGGGTTAAGAAACTGGAGCCAAAGGTGTCAGCCCCTGCAGTAACTGGGTAGGAAGGGGACCCCTGTAGACCCCCACTCTGAAGGAGTCTCAGTCCCTAGCCACTGCCAGGCTCTGGGCGGGTAGTCAGCGTGACACCCGAGCCCGCTGTTGAGATTGTGGACACGTCCGGTTCCTGGTCCTCCCTGAGTACACACAGGGAAGAGGTGGGGCCAGGCAGCCAGGGTCCTCTGTGGGCACcagggagggaggacagagggCTTGGCAAGAgtctgggaaggggtggggtcCATTCTCCCCAGGTGCTCTGGGCTCGGACTCTGTCCTTCCATGGCTCACGGACATAAAGTCAATGATTGATCTAAAGCTGCTTCAGTAAATCTACTGGGAAGTCCTCACTGCCCCTTGCCATATCTCCCTACAGGACACAAGCCCCACCTGGGGGATGTCCCTTCCTGGAGGTTCCCTCCCATCCAGACCAGGAGCTCAGACCCCAAAACCCTGAGGGACCTCTGCAGGCTGGTACCCAGCCCTCACTGCTCATGGGATTGCAGATGCTGGTCCCCAGTTCCCACCTCAGGCTCCCAGGCCGCCTATTCCTTAGGACCTCTGGGACAGGCTCCCAGTCCCCTCTCCCCTCAGGCCTCATCCTTCACAGGAACCCCAAAAGGCCCTGCCCCTAATCCTCACAGTGCCTGAGGACAGGCTCCTACTCCTTATTCCTAAGAGACCCTGCAGCAAGCCCCACCCCCCTCTTCACAAAGACCCTTAGCCCCGACTCCTCACAGGGATCCCCAGCAGAACCCACTCCTGCCCCGACCACAGAGACCCCAGCAGGCAGACCCTCAGTGCCTTTCCCCCTCAGGGACCTGGAATCTAGGCTGAAACTCCTCCTCTTTACTGGGACCCCAGCCTCACCCCTGCAAAGCTCTGCAGCACAAGACACTCCCAACCCCTGAGCCCCATTGTCCTGCTCAGGGACCCAACCCTGCCCTCAGGACCTAGAGTCCAGGCCTGAAATCTTCCTACCTCCTCCTGGGGGCCCCAGCCCCAATTCCTCACAGACTCCCAGACCCCACCTTTACCCCAAAGCCTCCCTAGCAAGGTCTGCTAGCCCCTGAGCCCCATCCTACTCCTGGGACTCTGACTCTGCCTCCTTGCTTTGGCTCCTGTTTCCTGGGTTCTGCCCACAGGGACCCAGGACTCTCCCAGTTCCTCTCCCCGGAGATAGCCTCAGCCACCACTCTCTGCAGTCtggccccccaccccctccacaggGTCCAGTCTCCACTCCCAGCCTGGCCCCCAGCCTCACCGTAGACCTCATCTTCCTCATGCTTTCCCCCCATGGCTCAGGCTCCGGAGTGATTGGAGCCCTGGAGACCTGGCGCCTCACCTGCTGCCCGCCCCACACTGCCCACGTCACAGCCACACCCCCGCCTGTAGTCCTGACACACTCCAGTTCCTCCTTCTCCACTCCATGCCCAGGGGAAGCCTGAGCCTGGGATGGGGGATCAGGCGCTGCTTGCTGGGGGAGCCGCAGACCTGGCACGCTCTGGTGAGAAAAGTCTTAACTTTACAAACTACCTCAACTGTTCTACACTCCATCCACACCCTCCCCCAAAGACCAAGTTTTGGGATTTGCCCTTATTTAAGCCCTTGACTGACCCTGCCCACAGTGGTCCCCCCACTGCAGCCACACCTGCCCAGCCCGCTTCCCGTCTCACTCTGCCCCTTGGACCCACATTCCCTCTGGCTGTTGTGCTTCCTCCCCACAGCGATCACTGGGACAGTTTATTAGCAAACCCAAAATTTATTGAGAACAAAAGAAACCAGTTGGCATAGAGGCCCAATTTCAATTCATCAAGCTTCAGCTGAGGATGGGGAGCAGGGGCATGGCCAGCCCTGAAGTCACCCTCCCAGGGAGGAACCAGCTCTGGGAGAGCAGGGCTGTCAGACCTCCAGGGCCTGGCTGGGGTCTCTAGTCAAGGAATGTGTGAAGGGGTAGTGGGGAGAGAAGATGGTAGCCACCCCAGGCACGGGCAGTGGCTGGGGAAGCTGATGAGCTGGTAGCCATCCGGTTAGGGAAGGGAGGGTGTGGTCCATTCTCAGGTGTTGACGGGGGGCAGGGAATTGAGCTCAGGCAGCAGCTCGGGGTGGGGGTCCAGGCGGGCCATGCGGCTCTGCTCCAGGGCGATGGCCTCGGCAGAGTGTTTACACTTCTCAGAGCCACACTGGCAGgtgaaatatttgctttttatgtcCCAGAAGCGGTCGCCATAGTCAAACCTGTCAGCAGAGCATAGGAGCAGATGGAACCTGGACTCAGCTGCCCAGAGATCACCCCGGGAGCATCCCGCTCCTCAGGAGGGACCCAGGCACCCACCCCCATCTTCTCCAGATGGGTTCTAAGCCCTTGCATGTTCTATAGACTTGCAGCATAAGTATCAccgagaacttgttagaaatgcagagtcctGGGCCCTaccccaaacctactgaatccAAATCTCTCTGTGAGGCTCAGGACTCTGTTTTAACAAGTCCTGTAAGGGACACTTATGTACACCCAAGTCTGAGACGCTCTACTGTAACACAGGCCGGGAAACCAGGTGCTCCCAGCCTTCAGGTCCCAGGCTTGCTATGACCCCCACACCCCTGGCAGAGTCCCAGTCGCCTCACCCTAGCTCCTCCCCAGTCCGGATGTCCCGGGAACTGAAGAAGGCGATGCGTGGAAATCGCAGGTCTTGGTGCAGCATGAAGACCCGGACAGGGATGATGTTGGGGTCGCACAGGTGGTTAATGAAGCGGCTGATGTTACCATAGTAACGGGCATCAATGCAGTACACCTCTCCATCCTGACGGGAGGGTGTCACTCTTCACAACTATCCCCACCCTGCTTGCCTGGCCAGCCTCCCCACCCACTGACCACCCAATCCCTCCTCCTCTGGTTCCCATCTGCTGACTGCCCAGGAGCTCCAGAAACCCAGCCACTGTAAGTAGCGGGGACAGAGGATCTTCTGCTTACCTTGTTGTCTAAGTCGAAGAGATAAGAATCATCCTCTCTCACGTCAGCCTCAGCATCGGAGATCAGCTCCCCGACATACCTGTTGGACAGGAATTGATGGTTCTGAAAGTGAGCAGAGGTTATTGGGAAGTGGCTCCAGGACCTGTCTCTCCTCACAATCCCACAGAATCCTCTTCCACAACCGTCAGCTTCCCCTCACTGTCCAAGAACCTTGCAGACCAACACTAGTGCTAGGGTTGGGGTGGGTAACCCAAGGCACATAGGGGGCCCAGGATCAGGAGGGGGAACATAGGGACAGGGCACAGTCCTGCCAGCTGGGGTCTCCACTGGGCAGCTGGGACAACAGGCAGGACGGCAGGTATGGGGAAGGAAAGACCCAGAGAAGCAGTGGTGGGGAAGTTAAAGGGCAGGGTTGAAGCCTCGAGTGAGCGCAGAGACAGATGCCAAGTCTCTGTGGTTAAGGGGATTAGTATCTAGGGGCAGGTGGCTTGGGTGGAGGTTTATGTCTTAGGAACCACCCAGCAGGTGGTGGGTGACGTAGAGCTAAAGGATAGGAGAGGGGTCAGGGTTGCAGGAAGAGATGGAGTCCCAGGAGCAAAAGGAACTCAGGGAATGAGTGGGTGTGAGGACACCACATTCGGATagtggaggaaggagaaggagccagTCTTGCGGGGCGGCGGGGGGCTGATGCCTAGAGAAAAGAAGATGGAGACACAGGGAGCCGGTGCTGGGGTGGCACGGGGAGTGACTGTCAAGAGGCAGCTTTGGCAGAGGGATGAGGGCAAAGGCAGATTTTGCCAGGACTAAGCAGTGAGTGGATGGTGGGATGCAGAGGCCCAGGAGGAAGGGGCCACCTGTCTGAGAAATTCATACAATGTGACAGAGAGAAACTGCATGGTCCCTTGAATAGTCAAATGGGTCTaaagggttgtttttttttttaaaaaaaaaaaaggccaaagaaGATCTTGGTAAGTTTGAGGGCCATGGGGTAGAGCTGGGCGAGACTGCAGATGATGGGCAGAGAAAGAACTGATGGATAAGGACAGGCCCCTGAGCAGgtagacagaaaaataaagttcaaagaggttaagtaacttggccaagtTCACCTGGCAGCACAGAGggctcaaacccaggtctgtctccaAAACTGGCACTTTCTCTAGCTaggaagggcagggagagggtgtttgaggcagaggggagggaagacGCAGGCAGTGGGAAGATGCAGGCAGCGGTGACCCAGCTCTGTAGTTTGGGCAGAGGTGGGGCAGGCACAGGCCTTGGcagtggggatggggatgggaatCAGGGAGGCTGGCCAGAGTGGGCAGGAGAAGGGACGCGACCCTGTTCatcagggaggaggaagagagggaggctGGCAGTCAGCAGTAGCCGTGCACCTCCCCACTCCCAGGTGCCAAGGTTCCCACAGCCAACTCACTCGCAGATGAAGGTCCCCTGGGGGATGGTCTGCAGGGCACGGACCCCCCAGCCCATCTTGGCTGTCCGGTAGAGCTGCAGCCGcaccctgggggtgggagagagagatgttGGGTGGAGGGACCTAGAAAAACcccaggggaagggaggaaagagggtaGGTGAGTGGAGGGCAGGCTacaggggcagggaggggcctCACTTGATGCCACTCTGCACTACCCGGTTCTTGCAGTTTCTCCAGCAGGAGCACGCCTGGTTACACTCGAAAATCAGGGGGGGCTCGATCTTGTTAAATTCCTGGAGCAGCCGCCCATCCTGGGGTGCAGAGTGAAGGGAAGACCATGGTTTCTATGTGGGACCCACCTCAGCTGCCCAGGACTCCCAAGACTCTACAGAAAAATCCACCACTGACCTCAACCCAGAGAtagggaggatgggaggggtggAGAGGCCACACAAGCTCTGAGATCAGAGAACAGGAAATACACAGGTATTAATCCCTGATTTGCATATACCCGGGTGCAGGCCCATCTCCGTTCCGGTAGTGGCCCAGGACTCCCCAGGTCTCGCCCTGCCCTCTGTCACTTCCCCCACAAGGCAGGTGAGGGACAAAGCCTCAGGAAGCTGGTATGAGTGGCTAGCTCCTCTGAAGGAATGGTCAAGTGTCTGTGGCCAGGCAAGGGGCATGTACCTTGTCATACCAGCACCGAATGCTGAGCTGGCCGCACAGGCAGTTGGAGCTAGAGCAGTCGTCCACGCATGTGCAATgctggggtgggaggcagaggaTCAGCTTGGCCCCCAGAATTGGTCTTGGCCCCTCAGCTCTCAGTGCTCCCTGACCCCCTGACTGCTATCCTTTCTCTGGGGTCCAAATTTTAGGACAGTGGGTGGTGCTGGTCCCAGAGAGAGGGGATGAAAATGTTGCTGATGGGGGTGTCCCCAGGGCCACCATGAGCTCATATGACACCTTCATGTGACCTAGAAAAAGATCCCCTTCCCCCAAGGGGATGCAACCCCACCCCAGGGCTCCCTTTGAGCCCCCAGTCCCTTGGTCAGGTGCCCCTGTTGGCCTGCAACTTGCCTAATTGTGTTCAGTGGCTCTGGGTGTCCCTTTGGGAGGGTTCAGGGCCCCCCACTCACTTGCAGGTGGGTGATGTTGCGGTCGATGTTCATGGTGGACGTCTCACAGTTCTCTGAGATGTACTTATAATCCTCCGGGCAGGGCTCCCCATCCACACCATTGACACAGGGGATGGGCACGTTCTCATAGCCCCGAGCCACATCCCTGCAGAAGAGGGGAAGACGGGGCTGGGGAACTGGAGCAGGAGGTGAGGTGTTCCCCTAGGCGCAAGGAGAAGGCTGGGGAAGATTCTGGGGCATGAGAAGAGGATGGGGGAAGTTCTGAGGGTTCACTGGTGCAGGGGAAGTAAGATTGCCAGATAAAATGCAGGATagccagttaaatttgaatttcagataaacaagaaaaagcTTTTTATGTCCTAAATACTGCACAGGACATTCTTACACTAAAACAGCATTAAGTTGTTCACCTGAAATCCTAATTTAATTGGGAGtcctctatttttatttgctatcTTTGGCAAAACTAGTTGTAGGGGGAGGGTCTCAGGGATGTTTTAAGGGTGCAATGGGGCCTGGGGAGCGGGCATCTGGTGGTGCTAGGTGCAGAGAGGGGCCCCAGGGCTCACCGGCAGATGATCTTCTCAGTGCGGATGGCCCGATTTCCCACTCCAAGCCGGAGCTTGCGGTTGAGCTGGAGTGCAAACCACACATCTGAGCGCTCAGGGGTCAGGTCCCACGCTGTGTCCCCCTCCTTATTCCGCAGCTCAGGGTTGGCCCCACGTGACAGGAACAACCTACAGAGGGGACAGACAGAGAGCCCGTGAGTGGGGTCTGGGGCTGTGAGAAATGGGGGCAGCAGACAGGGGTGCCAGGgtgtgggggcaggtgggggctcACAGCACGCAGTCGTGGTAGCTCTCCCGGGCTGCGATGTGCAGGGGTGTGTCCCCATGGTAGTTGACGGCATGGAGGTCGCAGCGGGCGTTCAGGAGGACCTCAGCAATAGCGGCGCTGCCAGTGAAGGAGGCCCAGTGCAGGCAGATGTTTTCCTCctgtggaggtgggaggggaagggataGGGTACAGACAGCTGAGCAACTTGAACCCAGCCTCCACCTTGCTCAGGGGCCTGGGGCTGTCCTTACCTCCCCCAACCCTGACCAAACTCTTACATTGTCAGTAAGGGTGACATCAGCACCCCGTGTCAGCAGCATGCGGATCACATCGATGTGCTTGTGCTCTGCAGCCCAGATGATGGGCGTCCATCCTCCACTGTCCTGTGGGtgggaaggaggtgagggaaggtggggggcagctggccctGGCTCGCCAAAGCAACATAGGTGAAGAGCACGCTCTGCAGTCAGACGCTGAATGCGAACCTCACCAGCTCCACCACTCCCAAGTTGGGGGACCCTATTCGCTAAAAACTGTTTCCCATGTAAAGGAGCCAGAGATTTTTAGAGAAATGATGGACTGAGTCTGGGGCAGGAAATGTGCTGAAAGATCAGGATATGCTCTCAAAGGCTATGGGGTCAAAGGCCACAGGAGCCCACTGCAAGAGGCTTCTCCCGGACAAAGACGGGACAACTCAAAGATTGAGAAGAATGACAATAACAGACTAAAACACATCCAACGTCTGAAAGCCCAACAGTTACTAAGGAACCTCACTGGACGCTTTTGGAGATTAAGGCAGAAACTTATTATTCTGAAaactgataaagagaaaaagtaaaaaaaaaaaaaaaaaaaaaaaaaaaagaaaagaaaagaaaattgaaaagaaatacaaataaagaggaaaaatgagaTGGGGACAGACATGAGCAGTGTGAGTCACAGAGTGAAAGGGCCACAGGTCAGATGGAAGAGAAAGGGGGCCCAAGGCCTGCAGCTGAGCCGAGGAACCTAGGCACCAGCAAACTGGAGGCGCTGACCTGGGCATTGACGTCCACCTGTCCTGTGCTGAGCAGCAGACTGACCATCTCTAAGTTCCCAATTTTGGCTGCATGATGGAGGCAGGTGGAGCCGTCCTCCTCCTGAGGGAGACATGGGCAGATGAGTCCTCTGGCTGGCACTCCCAGCCCGGTCCCTAACTCCCAGAGCCACTCCTTGTCGCCTGCCTGGTCACCACACCTTGCTGTAGACGCAGCCACCGCGCTGCACCATGTAGTGCGCCACCTCCAGGTGGTTGTTCACCACTGCTTCCATCAGTGGCGTCCGCTGCTGCTTGTCCACGGCATTGATGTTGGCTCCAGCCTGTGAGGAGGGGCATGAGGGCTGGCACTGGGGAGGGgttgggcaggggaggggctccAAGGGCCTGGTCAATGAGGCAGAGGGCCGGGCCTGTGCTGACCTGCAGCAGCACATGGCAGATCTCCACGGAGCCCTTCTGGGCGGCCGCATGCAGGGGTGTGCGCTTGCTCTGCTGGTCACTCTGGAAGTTGGGGTCCAGGTTGTCCACTGCGGGGAGAGCCCGCCATACCGGGAGAGGGAGGGACAAATGGTAAGCGAGCTAGGGGGCAGGTGGTGCTTCCTCTAGGAAGGCTTCTCAGGGCCCCAGCCTGGGTCAGGGGCCCCTCCTGGCATTCTCTGTGCTAGCCTCCACCATTGCACTTATCAGAGAAGAAAGAGTTAAGAGCACCAGCTCTGCCTGACTTCACGCCTGGCCCTGCCCCTCAGTACCAGGGTGCACTGGACAAGGTACTTGGCCTCTGTGCCTCTGCACCGGGAAGGCTAAAGTGAGTTAACACATATAAGCACTTGGAACAGTGTTTAGCCCCTATGTGTCaccactgttgccatcaccacgGGGTATGTGTATCCTTCCCCTACCACACAGTCCTTCAGGGCATAGGTCCTTTGTGGCAGTTCTCCTGGCCctgagcccagtgcctggcacacagacaGTGCGCAGTCAAGGTCTGCTGATGGAAGGCGCAGTCTACTCACACAGCATCAGGATCACCTTCTGCAGCTCCCCCTGCTTCACTGACAGGTACAACTGCCGGGGGTGGAACCGGAGCTTCTTCCGCCTGCcatgggagatggggagggaggcagggagggctcCTCAGATTCCAGCATCAGCCTCAACATCTAGCTGACCGCCCTCTTCGCTGTGCCTGAGAGCAACCTCCACCCACTCACCTCTCTGACTCCTGGATGACCAGGGCCTTTTCCAGGGCTTCCCGGCCTGGCCCGGGTGGCAGCCCCACAGCTGAGAGGCAGCCCCCATTGGGCAGGGTCAGAGAAGGCCCTGAGCTGTCGATGGTATCGGCCAGAGGATCGCAGGGTGGGCGTCGGGGTTCCCCATGCCCTCGCATCCGGGCGCTGTGGGAGAGGGTGCTGATGTCTGGGGGtgatggggtggggcagggaagtagcagtagagaaaagggaaagggaaggccAGTACCTGGGTTGGGAAGTGTCTGCTCTCCCAGGAGCATCCTGGGCCAGGGGTGGCGGCGCAGGGGCTGCAGTGCCCGCCGGTGGGGTCCCCCCGTCCCCCCGAGGGATGGTCACCTCCTGGGCCTCGGAAGCATCCTCCCCACAGTGGGGACAGAAGACCATCCCATTCAGCTGGGACACACAGGCCTTGTGGAAGCGGTGGGCCACACGGAAGTCAGGGTGGCACTCTAGGAAGGTGCCCTGGGGACAGGGAAACGATGTGGTCAGGACCTGAGAGCACCCTCCCCCAGGGGGCCTATTGCCTATCTGCCCCACAGATCACTCACCGCTGTACAGAAGTAGCCACAGCCCGGGCAGCAGTGGTGCTTGACCATGCGGGCGCGGTGAGCCTCACAGAGCACCATCAGTGCCACACGGCTGGACGGCCTCATGGTCTCACGCTTGAGGATTGCCGCATTGCAGCCTGACAGCTGCGGGCATGAGGGTAGGCGAGAAGATGGTGAGGCTGCGGCGAGGCTGGATCCCAGGCACCTCCCCCAGCAACCCACGGCCCACCTCTCCATCCACACTCTCGGTGGCCATGCACTTGTGCCCTGCTCGCTCGCTAATGCGGTCGATCTTGGGCGCCTCCATGCGGCAGCTGCAGAGGGGCAATTCCTCAAACCCACGCTCTGTCTCCAGTGAAGATGTGTCATTGGACACCCCTTGGACGGAGGAAAAGGGTCCCTCACCCTCTGGGATCCTTGCCCGGTCCTCACTCCCGTCCTACCTCTCCCTCCATGCTCCAGAACCCCCAAAGCCTGGCCACTGTTCCCTCCCGTTCCTCCTGCCCTGAGGGTGCCCCCTAGCGGTTCCCTGTCCCAGCACTTGGCAATTACCAGCATGGTTGGGGGAGAGGGTCCCCTCGCTGGGTAGCTCCAGGGACCCCAGAGGGACCTCCATGTACTCACTGGGGCCTGAGGAGCCCACACCATTCACTcctgacacagagacagagacagtgagAGTGTGAGCTCACAGGTGCTGGGATGCGGGGCACATGCAGGTGCACACACGTGAGAACTCTCGGGGGGCCGGGAGGAGGTTGGAGGAGGGAACCCAAATGCAGAGCAGCCTCCTTACCTCGTGGCTCCTTGGCCCGCGGAGGTTCCCGCTTCCTCCGTTTCCGAGACGGCTTCACCCACGGACTGTCCttcctccatttcttcttggCCTTGCGCCGGCCACTGGAACCactctggggaggaggaggagagttaGAGACCCTGGCCCTTAACGCCACCCCCTTACATCCTCTGAGGACCCAGACCTCTGTCGCCCCACAGTCCCTGGCCCCTGGCGATGCCAGCTTCCTGCTCTATCCTTACCCTATCTGACTGATTGCCCGattcctcatcctcctcctcttcctcctcttcctcctcctcctcctcctcttcctcctcctcctcctcctcctcttcactcAGTTGTTCGGTCAGAGCTTCAACTTCGGActgggagagaggaaaagtgGGGCTGGGGAAACAGTGATCCCCAGGCCCCAGATCTCCTGGGAAAAACTtgggagagagacagagcaggACATATCCAGCTCCCAGGACTCAATGAGGCAGGATAaagaaaaccaccaccaccactgccaccactgcccagTGATGGTGCCTGGAAGACGGTGACTGTGGaatggagaggaggggaaggtCTGGATAAGGGGAGGGGCACAAAATACTATACAGCAGTGAAAAGGTGCTACAGTTACATACATACATCAATGTGTGTGAATCCTGGCAacataatattaagtaaaaaaaaaaaaatcaagtttcagAAGACAAACATATAGTTTGATACCCTTTTTATAAAGTTCATAAATAGGCAAGACTACCAATGACTGTTAAAAACACTAGATGAAAAGCCAATGAAGAACTTTACAATGAAGAGATCAGGCTGACATCACCTGAACCCATCAGTCAATCTCAATATCACTAACAAGATAAATGACCAGGTATTCTGTGCATCCTGAAGTCATTCAATCAGAAGCATGCGCACCCATTGGCAAGTCTtcttgccaaaaacaaaacaaaacaaaaaggggcaCTGGAAGCTGAACACACTTCTTCATCTATCAGTTTACAAAAAATCTGGGGTAGAGTGAAATGCGTCAGTCCCTACGCCATCAGCCAACTTGTACATGTGAGAAATTCTGTAGGACAAATGAcctggtttcttcaacaaataaatggtgggaaaatttcttttagaagatggggaaggggctggccagttagctcagttggttacagcaggatgtcacaacaccaaggtcagagaTTCAGATCCCCACAagggccagccgccaaaaaacaacaaaacaaaacaaagacaggGAAGCCTATGTATCAAGAGACCTAAGACAAATGTTAATCAAATCGATGTGTGAACCTCATTTGGGTCTTACAAAAACCCATTTATGAAACAACTGAGGAAATTTGAAGACTGACAGGATATTTGATGGTATTAAGGAATCATTGGTAAGTTTTTTTTAGGTGTGAAGATAGTAGCACAGTGATGGTAAAAAAACTAAAGATGTTTGGAGATACATATGGCAGTATTTCTAGGTAAAATGACATGATGTTGgggatttcctttaaaataattcagtagGGGTGTGTGTTGGAGAAGGTATAGATGGGTGGAGATTAGCTATGTACTGATAATTGTTGGAGCTGTGTAATTTGGGGGGGTGAGTACACAGGAGCTCACTACTGTTTGTATACGCTTGGAAGTTTCCatgataaaatgttaaataaaaagcaaaagaggCAAGACTAAACATTACATTGTATAGGCAAACACGTGGGATAAAACCAAAGAGCAAGGGAATAAGTCAACAAACGAACAACAAAACAGGATCTAAACCCAAAGAGCAGGGTGGTGGCCACCTCTGTGGAGGGGGGTGAGGGATGGAATGGGGCACAGCACACGCTGGAAATGAGTTATAGATAATACAGGGCAGTGAATTAGTGGGTGTTCAGAAGATAAA encodes the following:
- the EHMT2 gene encoding histone-lysine N-methyltransferase EHMT2 isoform X4; translation: MAAAAGAAAAAAAEGEAPAEMGALLLEKEPRGATERVHGTLGDTPRSEETLPKANSDSLEPAGPSSPASVTVTVGDERADTPVGATPLIGDEPENLEGDGDLHGARILLGHATKSFPSSPSKGGACPSRAKMSMTGAGKSPPSVQSLAMRLLSMPGAQGTTAAGPEPPPATTSPEGQPKVHRARKTMSKPGNGQPPVPEKRPPEVQHFRMSDDVHSLGKVTSDVAKRRKLNLGGGLSEELGSARGSGEVTLEKGDPGSLEEWETVVGDDFSLYYDSYSVDERVDSDSKSEVEALTEQLSEEEEEEEEEEEEEEEEEEEEEEDEESGNQSDRSGSSGRRKAKKKWRKDSPWVKPSRKRRKREPPRAKEPRGVNGVGSSGPSEYMEVPLGSLELPSEGTLSPNHAGVSNDTSSLETERGFEELPLCSCRMEAPKIDRISERAGHKCMATESVDGELSGCNAAILKRETMRPSSRVALMVLCEAHRARMVKHHCCPGCGYFCTAGTFLECHPDFRVAHRFHKACVSQLNGMVFCPHCGEDASEAQEVTIPRGDGGTPPAGTAAPAPPPLAQDAPGRADTSQPSARMRGHGEPRRPPCDPLADTIDSSGPSLTLPNGGCLSAVGLPPGPGREALEKALVIQESERRKKLRFHPRQLYLSVKQGELQKVILMLLDNLDPNFQSDQQSKRTPLHAAAQKGSVEICHVLLQAGANINAVDKQQRTPLMEAVVNNHLEVAHYMVQRGGCVYSKEEDGSTCLHHAAKIGNLEMVSLLLSTGQVDVNAQDSGGWTPIIWAAEHKHIDVIRMLLTRGADVTLTDNEENICLHWASFTGSAAIAEVLLNARCDLHAVNYHGDTPLHIAARESYHDCVLLFLSRGANPELRNKEGDTAWDLTPERSDVWFALQLNRKLRLGVGNRAIRTEKIICRDVARGYENVPIPCVNGVDGEPCPEDYKYISENCETSTMNIDRNITHLQDGRLLQEFNKIEPPLIFECNQACSCWRNCKNRVVQSGIKVRLQLYRTAKMGWGVRALQTIPQGTFICEYVGELISDAEADVREDDSYLFDLDNKDGEVYCIDARYYGNISRFINHLCDPNIIPVRVFMLHQDLRFPRIAFFSSRDIRTGEELGFDYGDRFWDIKSKYFTCQCGSEKCKHSAEAIALEQSRMARLDPHPELLPELNSLPPVNT
- the EHMT2 gene encoding histone-lysine N-methyltransferase EHMT2 isoform X3, with translation MAAAAGAAAAAAAEGEAPAEMGALLLEKEPRGATERVHGTLGDTPRSEETLPKANSDSLEPAGPSSPASVTVTVGDERADTPVGATPLIGDEPENLEGDGDLHGARILLGHATKSFPSSPSKGGACPSRAKMSMTGAGKSPPSVQSLAMRLLSMPGAQGTTAAGPEPPPATTSPEGQPKVHRARKTMSKPGNGQPPVPEKRPPEVQHFRMSDDVHSLGKVTSDVAKRRKLNLGGGLSEELGSARGSGEVTLEKGDPGSLEEWETVVGDDFSLYYDSYSVDERVDSDSKSEVEALTEQLSEEEEEEEEEEEEEEEEEEEEEEDEESGNQSDRSGSSGRRKAKKKWRKDSPWVKPSRKRRKREPPRAKEPRGVNGVGSSGPSEYMEVPLGSLELPSEGTLSPNHAGVSNDTSSLETERGFEELPLCSCRMEAPKIDRISERAGHKCMATESVDGELSGCNAAILKRETMRPSSRVALMVLCEAHRARMVKHHCCPGCGYFCTAGTFLECHPDFRVAHRFHKACVSQLNGMVFCPHCGEDASEAQEVTIPRGDGGTPPAGTAAPAPPPLAQDAPGRADTSQPSARMRGHGEPRRPPCDPLADTIDSSGPSLTLPNGGCLSAVGLPPGPGREALEKALVIQESERRKKLRFHPRQLYLSVKQGELQKVILMLLDNLDPNFQSDQQSKRTPLHAAAQKGSVEICHVLLQAGANINAVDKQQRTPLMEAVVNNHLEVAHYMVQRGGCVYSKEEDGSTCLHHAAKIGNLEMVSLLLSTGQVDVNAQDSGGWTPIIWAAEHKHIDVIRMLLTRGADVTLTDNEENICLHWASFTGSAAIAEVLLNARCDLHAVNYHGDTPLHIAARESYHDCVLLFLSRGANPELRNKEGDTAWDLTPERSDVWFALQLNRKLRLGVGNRAIRTEKIICRDVARGYENVPIPCVNGVDGEPCPEDYKYISENCETSTMNIDRNITHLQHCTCVDDCSSSNCLCGQLSIRCWYDKDGRLLQEFNKIEPPLIFECNQACSCWRNCKNRVVQSGIKVRLQLYRTAKMGWGVRALQTIPQGTFICEYVGELISDAEADVREDDSYLFDLDNKDGEVYCIDARYYGNISRFINHLCDPNIIPVRVFMLHQDLRFPRIAFFSSRDIRTGEELGFDYGDRFWDIKSKYFTCQCGSEKCKHSAEAIALEQSRMARLDPHPELLPELNSLPPVNT